A window of Gasterosteus aculeatus chromosome 9, fGasAcu3.hap1.1, whole genome shotgun sequence contains these coding sequences:
- the LOC120825003 gene encoding uncharacterized protein LOC120825003 isoform X1: MTGKRLLAMAPPALLVLAMAVATATGALSASEENELDYGSWNYREGADRVDVASVRSVTRVLDVWGKRIFREIKTLLHSEPSSLLPDYSRVRPLSESVNDLFREVSLLRMRITELSRRLATLEPFLRHHGYREVGEEEAGGGRALAPHSLSAEAVSLARYAPRTGSRVVRRRRVRVLKNGGESQAQ, encoded by the exons ATGACAGGGAAGCGTCTGCTTGCCATGGCCCCTCCTGCTCTGTTGGTGCTAGCAATGGCGGTTGCCACGGCAACTGGGGCCCTCTCAGCCAGCGAGGAGAATGAGCTGGATTACGGCTCCTGGAACTACAGAGAAGGAG CGGACAGGGTGGACGTGGCCTCGGTGCGCAGTGTGACCAGAGTTCTAGATGTCTGGGGAAAACGCATCTTCCGTGAGATCAAGACTTTGCTGCACTCGGAGCCCAGCTCTCTGCTGCCCGACTACTCGCG GGTGCGCCCTCTGTCCGAGTCCGTCAACGACTTGTTCAGAGAAGTCTCcctgctgcgcatgcgcatcaCCGAGCTCTCTCGTCGCCTAGCAACCCTGGAACCGTTCCTCCGTCACCACGGCTAccgggaggtgggggaggaagaggcgggAGGCGGCCGGGCTCTGGCACCTCACAGCCTGAGCGCAGAGGCGGTGAGCCTGGCCCGGTACGCCCCCAGGACCGGGAGCCGGGTGGTGAGGAGGAGACGGGTGAGAGTCCTGAAGAACGGGGGAGAGAGTCAGGCACagtga
- the LOC120825003 gene encoding uncharacterized protein LOC120825003 isoform X2, translated as MAPPALLVLAMAVATATGALSASEENELDYGSWNYREGADRVDVASVRSVTRVLDVWGKRIFREIKTLLHSEPSSLLPDYSRVRPLSESVNDLFREVSLLRMRITELSRRLATLEPFLRHHGYREVGEEEAGGGRALAPHSLSAEAVSLARYAPRTGSRVVRRRRVRVLKNGGESQAQ; from the exons ATGGCCCCTCCTGCTCTGTTGGTGCTAGCAATGGCGGTTGCCACGGCAACTGGGGCCCTCTCAGCCAGCGAGGAGAATGAGCTGGATTACGGCTCCTGGAACTACAGAGAAGGAG CGGACAGGGTGGACGTGGCCTCGGTGCGCAGTGTGACCAGAGTTCTAGATGTCTGGGGAAAACGCATCTTCCGTGAGATCAAGACTTTGCTGCACTCGGAGCCCAGCTCTCTGCTGCCCGACTACTCGCG GGTGCGCCCTCTGTCCGAGTCCGTCAACGACTTGTTCAGAGAAGTCTCcctgctgcgcatgcgcatcaCCGAGCTCTCTCGTCGCCTAGCAACCCTGGAACCGTTCCTCCGTCACCACGGCTAccgggaggtgggggaggaagaggcgggAGGCGGCCGGGCTCTGGCACCTCACAGCCTGAGCGCAGAGGCGGTGAGCCTGGCCCGGTACGCCCCCAGGACCGGGAGCCGGGTGGTGAGGAGGAGACGGGTGAGAGTCCTGAAGAACGGGGGAGAGAGTCAGGCACagtga
- the nfam1 gene encoding uncharacterized protein nfam1 isoform X1 — MEARQVCRLSFMSTWMFVFFLLAGCSGTDSPKICLDSTVFVAFAGETLRLPCELKVPANQSGDALTCFNPLKQPVYSCDIADSQPQTHRLKLALSNVTLSGEYFCRYKNAHVYFYLLVQSKEELNIDLDRNYTEVGVVGVFTAVLLVFSVVGSVYVFRGHWSDCFTECGKRGTEQKQKREERNEGEQVEDNVDVMTAPSTSFYASLEPRPRSIYDVLDHSAVRDESDTSKAEPKKRKPKKTVSDDFRRFVIQWKSTFNMELVTCVLLPPQAPQPATQPDQQEGEFECVYENF; from the exons ATGGAGGCTCGACAAGTTTGCCGTCTTTCCTTCATGTCGACCTGGATgttcgtcttcttcctcctcgctgGGTGCTCAGGAACGGACTCACCGA AGATCTGCCTGGACAGCACCGTCTTCGTGGCCTTTGCAGGCGAAACCCTCCGCCTCCCCTGTGAGCTGAAGGTGCCTGCGAACCAAAGCGGAGACGCCCTGACGTGCTTCAATCCTCTCAAACAACCCGTCTACAGCTGCGACATCGCCGACAGCCAGCCACAAACCCACCGTCTGAAATTGGCACTGAGCAACGTGACCCTCTCAGGAGAATATTTCTGCCGGTACAAAAATGCCCACGTGTACTTCTATCTTCTAGTGCAGA GCAAAGAGGAACTCAACATTGATCTCGACAGGAACTACACAGAAGTCGGCGTAGTCGGCGTCTTCACCGCTGTGCTGCTGGTGTTCAGCGTGGTCGGCTCGGTGTATGTCTTCAGAGGACATTGG TCCGACTGCTTCACTGAATGTGGCAAACGTGGCACAGAGCAAAAgcagaagagagaagaaaggaatgAAGGGGAACAGGTGGAAGACAACGTGGATGTGATGACAGCTCCGTCTACATCTTTCTATGCC AGTCTAGAGCCTCGGCCGAGGTCCATTTACGACGTGCTGGACCATTCGGCCGTCAGGGACGAGTCGGACACAAGCAAAGCTGAACCCAAGAaaaggaaaccaaaaaaaacgGTCAGTGACGACTTCAGGCGCTTTGTTATTCAGTGGAAAAGCACTTTCAACATGGAGCTGGTGACCTGTGTTCTGCTTCCTCCACAGGCGCCACAACCAGCAACCCAACCAGACCAGCAGGAAGGTGAATTTGAGTGTGTCTATGAGAATTTTTAA
- the nfam1 gene encoding uncharacterized protein nfam1 isoform X2, with the protein MEARQVCRLSFMSTWMFVFFLLAGCSGTDSPKICLDSTVFVAFAGETLRLPCELKVPANQSGDALTCFNPLKQPVYSCDIADSQPQTHRLKLALSNVTLSGEYFCRYKNAHVYFYLLVQSKEELNIDLDRNYTEVGVVGVFTAVLLVFSVVGSVYVFRGHWSDCFTECGKRGTEQKQKREERNEGEQVEDNVDVMTAPSTSFYASLEPRPRSIYDVLDHSAVRDESDTSKAEPKKRKPKKTAPQPATQPDQQEGEFECVYENF; encoded by the exons ATGGAGGCTCGACAAGTTTGCCGTCTTTCCTTCATGTCGACCTGGATgttcgtcttcttcctcctcgctgGGTGCTCAGGAACGGACTCACCGA AGATCTGCCTGGACAGCACCGTCTTCGTGGCCTTTGCAGGCGAAACCCTCCGCCTCCCCTGTGAGCTGAAGGTGCCTGCGAACCAAAGCGGAGACGCCCTGACGTGCTTCAATCCTCTCAAACAACCCGTCTACAGCTGCGACATCGCCGACAGCCAGCCACAAACCCACCGTCTGAAATTGGCACTGAGCAACGTGACCCTCTCAGGAGAATATTTCTGCCGGTACAAAAATGCCCACGTGTACTTCTATCTTCTAGTGCAGA GCAAAGAGGAACTCAACATTGATCTCGACAGGAACTACACAGAAGTCGGCGTAGTCGGCGTCTTCACCGCTGTGCTGCTGGTGTTCAGCGTGGTCGGCTCGGTGTATGTCTTCAGAGGACATTGG TCCGACTGCTTCACTGAATGTGGCAAACGTGGCACAGAGCAAAAgcagaagagagaagaaaggaatgAAGGGGAACAGGTGGAAGACAACGTGGATGTGATGACAGCTCCGTCTACATCTTTCTATGCC AGTCTAGAGCCTCGGCCGAGGTCCATTTACGACGTGCTGGACCATTCGGCCGTCAGGGACGAGTCGGACACAAGCAAAGCTGAACCCAAGAaaaggaaaccaaaaaaaacg GCGCCACAACCAGCAACCCAACCAGACCAGCAGGAAGGTGAATTTGAGTGTGTCTATGAGAATTTTTAA